The DNA segment aaatatgtctttattgtttaggtctataaaagcttggggggtaaacattagtggccgccctcggtgctccttttagatgGCACCATTTCAtacttcagaagggggcctttcccctcccctgtatccatgcctgattaccggttctgccacaaactttgcaaccaaatggaGCATGTGTGTTAAAAGTAGATATtaattaatggacaatgaaccaatacaatgttccctaacattctattttccCTAAACTAtgtatgctatgctgtcgggaaatcaacacatactttgacaattgaacatttaaaagtcagcatatttattccacttattataagttatcttgtgagaaattcttgaggaattttgcttgattataagaactatatgatgcggcctgcggccgccccttgctttggccgcccttgtgcagcgcacactctgcacacctgctaggatcggccctgactgAAGAcctatatttttaatgtattttaaaacgcTTGTAACAAATGCTAAACGCTGTGGATTCGGCTATAGTGaaccaaaaatttctaaaaatttcagcttTTCATAGTCTTTGTCGCAGTTACGTTCTGATTAGTTTTCCTGTAGGATCCATCTTTTGCAACAGTCATCCCCTTTTCACAAGCACACTCCTCATCTATTGTTTCTCTGATAATATTGCATTGTTAACTTCACACTGGCCATAGCTAAGTTAggcaagcaaaagaaaaaatctgtaggtgtttaagttaaatttgttctgaaaagCATTGAAAGTCTATCCCAAATTCGTaaggaatttttgttttctaaatttattgtAGTCACTATATGGCAGAACTGCAATTCTAACGCAGCTCTCAGTTGTTTTGAGCAAAATTTTTTACGACAAAAACTAGATGAACAGCTGTAGATTTGTTTACAATAATTGACAGAAGAATCAATGAAATGTACATAAAAGCTTgcaaccaaaaataaaatttttcttcctATATTATGGATAAGTAAAAAGATACATTTCACATTTACTGAACACAACATATAAtactaatattttacttaatatcATCCTTTCCGTTAATAGAACTATTTGTGAAATAAAGACATTCGTTATAGAAGTACCTTTGCAAGTGTGgtcttgtttgtgaaaaatcgtATGCAGGGAACCCTGGGTTATAGCGATCTCTTAAGCCAGCCTGCTTGGTTTTCGTTATAGCGAGGTTTGattgcattattttgttttttacttagcGCATTTCGAAACCTTTTACGAATAACTAAATTACttcctttatatagctattgatttattattattacgttttaagacaaatgttgtcaatctGAAAAGACAAAGAAAATTTCCCCGCCGAGTCAAATACTtcacttaatcaaataatatttctcgAAACCGACGCTATTCCTTCAAGCGGGGTCAACAGTTTTCAATTAGGAAAACATTCCTCAGTCTTtacatatacataaaaacaaatatgctAATCTCCTATCAAATTAcataagtttttcttttgaataaatacttcaatttgaaaaaaaaacgtgcattGAGAACTTACCTCATCCATTGATTTCATTTCCAAACGCAATTTATCCAGAATTGTAATGAAAagctaaagaagaaaaaaatatcattaaaaaataaaaatgctatatatgtataaatattcaaaattcaaaacctgaaccatttatattttaaaaattaaacagtagagtctcaaaaatccAAGGTAATTGGGGCTTGCCtgacctcggattactgaaaactccgACTATCCGAAAAATTCTTTAGACTACATAAGGACATGTGCTGTGTATTTCCTTACTCTATGAAAAGGAAATACTGTCTCCTCTAAAAATTTATCACTgaaatatcaacataaatttatgttttatttaaccCTAAATgagttttgattagtttttttcttgATGTCTGCACATACTTTTGTGCAAACTTGCAGGCAATCAAAAACTGCCCTTTGATTGTCCTCAAATAAGTTTTGATGAGTGTTGTCGTAACATTTGTTGCTATGCGTGAGCATACGTATGTACCTCACATAATACAAAAACGTTAACCTTCTATGACTAGAAGGATAAAATTTCATACATATGTATTGTACAGCGTCAAGTTTTGCACTTTccttttaaattgcaatttaaTTGCAATCTGATATTCCAAAAGAGCTGTTTGTTCGTCCTTTGgggcaaaacaatgttttaacttcaagttattttttgcatCAACCGACTGCCTACTTTCTCCCAAGGAATTTCTTAATCCATCTCTAACAGACAAAGAATATTTCATGTTACTCGGCAAGTGTTATTGACATAAACCTTTCAGTTTCTTTTTATTACCTATTACTTTATCGTATATTGTTTGGGAAGTGctacatagcaaaatatttaaattttcagattaaaacaCTTTTTGTCTATGAAATGTATAccttaaaaatatcaacaaagcaCCTCGGACTAAGCGGAACTTCGGACTTAagagactcggattttcgagactctactgtacctATCTTTGCTTACTGCTATCTGAATGCAAGTTTAGTAcaaaaacaagttatttttaaaagtacgGCAAATAGTTGAACAGGGTGGGCTACAGAATCTAAGAGTGGCAAATTCCCCGATTTTTCccatatttctaaatatttttattttaaaaaacctgtGATTGTCATTATTAAATATCACGGATATGATGATTGATATTATCGTACTCTTCAGAGTCAAAAACATAGAAAAGCAAATCAAGACTTCCACAACATTCTTCTTAACTTTTGAGATTGGCATAAGTttgtaattcaaattaatttctttattgtAAACAAACAAcactgcaccaaaaaaaaaaaaaaaaaacttgtttggcTGACTTTTGATGATAGCAACCCATGCTTTTGTTTCAACTAGTTTTGAAGTGAACTCATCAAACAAATTTGAGGTGCACTTTATGTACAAGGTGGATGGCTGGGTTCATGCTGAGGTTTTTCAGATCTCCTCCTTGAATAGTCTGGAATCTCCCTTGCAAAGCAAGCCTGCAGACTGATTGCATAGTGATGTTAATGCTGCGCAGATTGATTGCATAGTGATGCTAATGCaccaaaaatattcaaatgcagGGATACTTGTCTACTTTCAGTGGAATAAAAGCCATCAGGATATGATAAAGTCATGGGGGGAAAAAGTGAAACACTGAGTGCCAATATTTTAATGGGAATACACAAAATGTAGAAATACTGTAGTAGTATAGCGACTTTTTGTCATTGCTAACAATTTGTGGTCCTTTGAACACATCAAGCTTGGAGGAGAGTATTTCTTCtaatcaaaaatttgaattttagacCCCAAAAGTAAAAATACCATAGATGAATTAAACTCATTTCAAGTCTGAAACCATAAGGAATTTACTTAGTTTTGAAATTCACAATTATTCCACAATAGATTTATCCCAACTAATAATAGATTTTACCTAAATCATGTGCAAACTATTTCTATGGAAAAAAAGATTCCACCATCTTCTTTTGCAAAACACATGGACTCAATGAGGATTTTTCCAATTGCCTCCTGTTAATTCGGTTAATATGAAATGCCAAAAGTTCTCGCATTCGACTGTATTCGACATTACTCATAACAACcataaaaataagtaaagttgttaaaaaatgaatatctaAATATAGAAAATAGTTTCTACTATTTGATTATTACTAGTacacagggttcgaaaatatcataatattttcgaaaatatcaaaaatatcagatatttttatatatatccgatattttcaatcagctcAAACTAGTCTTCAAAACAGtaaattgttattacaatttgtagacttaaaattaaggtttctttcattatttatatcaaatatttcatttaacatttttatcaattttaatgcagTTAATTCAGCATTAGCTGAACAgaactcatttttcttctgttagctacttttacacagttgtatgattcagaaattaaaaaaaaaaagaattagtcggtgcacagccgtaagatattattttttctgaccaatgtttaatatttaactttgcacttttaatatgaattaaaattgtgacattattaataataattttatgaatatgaaataaaaaaggaatattacatcactttgttacattaataatgtattaatacatcataaaaatagtACATACCTTTTTAGTTACtttcaataataaatgaataacaaaacTACAATTGTTAttctatttatattaaaaataaagtagttgaaaaaataaatatcaaaatatcatgatattttcaaaatatgggTTATATAAcgtgatatatatcacgatatatatagattgatatattttcgaaccctgtagTACACACATTGttgttgatcaaaaaaaaaaaattgaccttttaaaatttaacactattattaagaaaattttttacattcagcAGTTTTAAGGCCTATTACATTTCACCATTCACATATCTCAGCTAAAATGCCAATTGCCTTTGATACATAACCAATATTATTTGGTTGCACCTCATACAATTATACTAAAGTCATATTCCATTTTACAATGAAGGATGTAACTCTATCTCTAAGCAAATTGAAATGACGACAGGTAATTATTTAGCTTTATTTTCCATACAAAAATAGTTATCCTCTCATATTTTACCTATTACGCTTTCTACAATCACATAAAATGCCGAGTattttccaagaaaatattttagaattcaaaaatgaTAGTTTTTAGTGACAACAAATTTTAGCATCAAATGAGACAAAAATGGGCTTTTTtgtaatatcagtttaaaattaACTCTTCACACTAAACACTATCTGAGTGCAAAGCTTTTGAACAGAAGGATTATAGTATTTTTTATCACAGGATGAAACCTTCAACTGGAATCGCgtaacaagatggaagaattggtTAGTGTAGAGAGCAgagggggatttttttaaaaatgaaacacttGAATAGAAAAACTTTGAGGGGGGGGAGGtaacaaaaaaatcagaaaaatgaacTGACCTCGTACAGTAAACTCCCCAATAcagatttaaattttacagaacTTTGAAACATTTCAAGTAAAATACAAAGAAAGTCAGCAAGGggtaatatacattaaaaaaagaaatagagaaAGTACAACATATTTGCAATCTAATAAAGAATGAAATGCAAATTATAAAGACAAAAGTTAAGTGTAgttcctttacaaaaaataaaacttaatcaACTTGAAaattgttaatctttttttttttaactcgtaaagCAATGTTAAATAAGAAACAATGCAGATCTTTGAATGCTAAAACTTACTGAAACAatatctgcaatacatttgctTGTATTCCCTTTATCATCTTTGATGGTGATTGGTCTATCTTCTCTGATTCGTTGAATTGCAGCAGGGCAATCAAGCTATATAGAagagaaaatattactttatagtttATTTGTTAAAAGATTTATAGAGAAGTCAaagatcaaaaaaattttgtaattaaaagtaatttttttgattaaaaaagctCCCCTTCATATAATACATAGTAAAATATGAAGGAGAATAGAAGCTATTACATTACAGCTAATCATTATATAGGGTTTTCTATAAACAGGCATGACGGTCATACAATGAGCAAAATAAGTTTAGAAATTAAAAGGGATGACATTGCAATTACCACATAAATAAtaacggaaaaaaaataataataaatagttaatttattaatttgattaaagaatattGTATTGTCATCATTTCTGAGGTcatataccaaatttcaaaagactCTAATCAGAGGCGTAAGTGAAAATTGAGTAGCAATATTTTAACaagatatatataaataaatgaatacaataTAGGGAGATAGAACGAATGGTaggaattaaaaaatacaaaaagaatattcaactttataattaaataacacaaaaattttaaatgttgtgattatttttatcgaaaaaaaaaagagagagagagagagaaagaaagaaatgtacatttacaACATTGACAAAATAAGAAATAGAGTAGAACAACGTTTGGTAgcaaatgttaaaataactttcaatctTCAAAGTAATTAAATATCTATAGGacacaaaaggattgaaatttcaaaaacagaaacatTTTCCGCGAAGAATGTACTTAATATGAATATGCTTCCAAAATATAGGTTTTTAACCACATATAAGTTCATGTTTTCTCCACAACAATTTAATAATATGAAAACTCCATAACAATACTGACAaggcaaaatccccccccccccatctttctttcttttcaaaaactaaaaaaaggggatatttttccgattttgattaaacttcaaaaataatcattaaacaaataaatactggcacattctgatttAATACAAAACAGCATGAACGCTGATTAAAGACTAACAGTATCATCAACAGTGCAGAAAAATGTGGGAAACTCCAAACTCGCTAATCTTTCATGTAATTAATCAATCATGTGGCTATTAGCACCTGTTTTAAAAGCAATGACTGCAATAAAgccacaaaaaatttaaaagcaaaattttactggTATTAATTTAGAATAACAGtagtaaataaaaaatgccttaatTGCAAATACAAGCTGTTTATCAAAATTCTTGATTGAAAATCCAAACCAACACAAAATATAATTGAGAGACAGGATCACAtctattttttatcataaatgtttatttcagtgccttttccttttttataacgTTTTATTTCCCAAGCAAAACACTTCCAATTTTTTCGTAAAGTATGGAGGGGACTTCCAGAAACtttgattttttctctgaaaGCAGAAGGATTACTCTTATGcgagtacagtcgactcccactacaacgtGATTCGACTTACAATTTGAATTCCTCATAGACaacataaatttttttggaaggaaatatgGGCTTTGTTATTgcctactaaatattgattttgtggaACGTTATTACAACTCTTTAGCATCTttgacagcgaaagttctcacaccaaacttGTTTACGCATTGCGTTGTtagtgcatttattgttttttcattctaattattgaagttgatgaaatataatgacactttAGTTGCTCTGTTTaatcaaaagtttgaaaatgggAGGAAAAAGaagtttctgccaaaaaaaaaagttaagattctTCTCAATATGCTTGAACAAATACAAAACGTTGAGAGTAGCAcaacaataagtatgagtgaatcttcgataTGTACAAttgaaagtcaaaacaaaaagatatctgtaaaaattcagaacttagtttcaatactgaagcttgcagagtagtgtctaagcaaagcaaatatgtattatgaaaatggaagctgctcatGTACTGTGTATCAAAGGGATCAGGAAAAGAGGCTGttgcataaatggaaacgttataaaagaaaaggcaaagcaaacatgttaaaaatgtatataaaaagaataatgatctgatcatggagcataaatcatcataatctgtatttttcaactcatgaatatcattactgtatctactgttgTACAGTACCATAATAGTGCagcttttattattactacataatgTGCAtgctgttttgttttattttatgtctttccctcccattgatcattcattttgtgcatcttaaagtagaggaagctgctgtacccacagacaaaatatacttttcaatttttgctggtctctagAAATGGATAATTGATTGTAAAATTTTTCTGGCAGAATATACAGCTTATCatctaattttacaattttagtcaggtgaaaatctcaaagctttcaacctcaaaaacatttttttttaaaatcatcttttttgtcTGTGGGTACAACAACCCGTTCGCCCCACgaacaggtgcctttgtacccatggacatataaaaaaataatatataactagGTCTGACGAACTCAGTTATACTCAATAccttttcataagccattttatgttgaaatccaaacatccattgaaaataatctTAAATAAAACATGCAATAGAAATTAAACTCTGAAAGTTAATcgaagtatttttcctttttttttaaaaacatattcctTAATCAtcaacatcagtgaactctttaaaaaagttattagtcttaagagagttaatgatgttatgaataattaatatgtttttaaataaaaaaataacaagattCATGGTAGTATGACTCtatatgtacctacataataacttcaatttatatgcaaattaaaACCTTAACTAAAATTAACCTActacaaaaaactcagtttagattaaatcaacaaaaatctagaaaagtcgacttcaagtGAAAACAGGTGGAATGGACTGTCtgaagatcctacaacaggtgggggttacttcaacactatatcttcaagtcctacttcaaattcatcattattgttaaaagcaaattccgaacgttgatgacaaggcaccattttgaggtacttcacattgtaagaaggcTCAAGTGTGACCCAAgaagactaaaaattgccgtccgtgggtacatatggttatgtgtccttgagTATAAAGGTACGTCATTTtcgttttgcaagccagtcacatcgacagaaccacagttttacaacattaaaaatcagaagcaAAACCTataaaatatagggaatcatgatacctacaacaaaaatgaataatacaatacaatggatgaaaaaaaaaaagaaattgctcatgttattttttacttagatcctactgaaaccgaaaaaatgtgatagaatgaTAGGTCTTAATGTTTGTTTGATAGggttgaaactttctggggtattggagagggctgtgacacacgttgaaccccaattaggatctctatgacgatacccggaatttcccgaccaacgtctgTAGGTACAACCCTCTGCGGGTACAGCAGCTTCtcctattttatgttgaataaaattgctttttttattttttaaaaacagtaaaagttcagctctttaagtaagaaactgtaatgtatagttgagaaaTGCTTTAAAGCCAGTTTAACAGTATCTAAAAGAATTTggcatgtttctaaaaaaattgtataagtacatttttctacaacgagaaATTTGGATTTATGAAAGGAGTattggaacgcatctctcgcataagtcgggactcaactgtacatccaaaaaaaaaaactttcccaaTGTCGCACTCAAAGAGCCTATTGGTGGAAAATTATGTGACCATGTTAGCAGTATCTTGCCAGTCATATTTTCCAGAATTGAACGCAAATTTCCCATAGCTCATGTTTTCAAGTGGTATTTCAAAATTCTCTGAGACTTTCCCGTTTCCAAAGTGAGTGGCCACCCTGGAATGCAACTGgacaaaaactcaacatttattaatttgtagCTAAAAACACTTACAcgaaattttttcataaatatttcaacatttggAAATTCTTCACTTTGGACTTGTTTGAATGCAGCTTTATACTGTACTAAAAGTTTGGAACAGGCAGCTGTGTACCTATgagaaaaacgaaaataaaactaATCTTCTTAAACTATGATTAGTTTGTAGATCAGTGATCCACAACTTTTTTTACCTGAGGCTCACACCTCATGTTAAGATGAACCTCATAGGCAAAACACATATACAGTTTCAACACAATTGAATCTTCTCTAGATACCAttggaaaacataaaaaatgtaacGAAGAAAATTAAAGATCAAGAGTTGTTATTTTTGCTACATTGTTATTTTATGTtaagttttcatttgttttttagaaaCGAATTTCTGACCATTTGACTTCAAACTTGAAAGTCATTCTTAatactaagtgaaaaaaaatggtaGTTTTGGAAAATTACAGAATACAGTTCTCAATTCATAACGTTCAACACAACAAGGAATTACGTGGATCATTTATGAATAGTCCCAAATCATACCACCAGTACATACAATCTTCAAAGGCATTAAAGTGTGCAGCGGTgacaaattctaaaattttgttatgttcaattgaaaatttatcaCCCAGCTTATCGAAATATAGCTTACTGTTCAAAATGTGAATAGTCATAAAGCTTGGTGAATTGAGAATCTGGTAGTGTAACACCCTTAAAATTGTATTACCCTCCAAAGTAAAATCTATTTGGATTACTTGCTCACAACAAGGACAATTcattagaatttgaaaaaaaaaaaaaaaaaaaagcttccaataTTTCTAATCAAGCTAGCTAATGACATAAATTATACTATCACGCAAAATTATTATACAAAatatgcagcttaaaagatactTTTCACGTTGTGGTATTTACtaggaaaaaattacatttacaaaaaaaaaaaaatcacttagcGAAAAGATTTACATTGtagtacactaaaaaaatacaatgtgAGATGGTGTATCATGATcatttaagaaaaggaaaaaacacaAAACATTTAACAACAACATAAAGCATTTAACAATGTAGCTAGTTTttcctaaaagtttttttttaaatactttatctAATGGTAAGAACCTACGCATACATACTCTTTAGGCGTAACACAATCCTTAATATAGGCTTTTTCTAAGCATTGGAGAGTGTTGATCACAGAATAAAGATCAGCCATGTTATCATACCTGCAATGAAATGCATAGCTTTACAATTTTTAGTGCTAATAAAAATGAGTACACTAGTgcagttattaaaaatatatatttaattcaaACTATTCATTTATAAGAGATCTAAGACGTGTGAACAACTATTAGagtcttcaaaataaaattaagttatacccataaacaaattttaatattgagAAAAACTTACTTCAACAAATGATTTTAAAGCTATACAATGAAGTAACACAAAGCTATGTGCCATACATTAGGAATGGGCGATGTATGAATTTCTACATTGTGATACATCGTGATGTAGCAAtgcataagtgttttttttttttaatttaaacttgcttgcatgcccatgctacgctgttgtgatcagcgaacagatttttgaatgtttttttttttttttaatgttcaggtaaatttgattttgttagttttttctaTATAGggttttgttttcccttatttcttcaacgtttgtttttgtttttatagttgaagatagtttatttaagtaaataatttgatttgtcgtattattcaattgtgattgttccttataacatttttattatagcattgtttatttggcgaaacactttaaattgcaggggaaaaaactcccccacatgaaaatgataaataaaagtaGTAACAGTGGGAAAAACAAGATAAGGAATATTAGATACTTTTCTCTTTCTCGAGCTGTCCGATATAATTTAACTTCTTCATACAGTTCTGGTCGGttttctaaaaggaaaaagaCAGATTTAAGATagtagaaagaaaattaaaaaaaaaaaaaaaataataatttgaattttggcatcctgaattcaaattatgtttttcgcaatcaggagtgtgtgtgtttgtgtaggcgcatgtgtgtgtatgtatgcatgtgtgtgcgtgcgtgttgtATAttcagtgctgtgtgtgtacatgtgtgtgtgtgtgtgtaggcgtttgtgtgtgtgtaggagtgtgcgttttgtgtctgtgtgcaggcatgagtgtgtaggcgtgtgtgtgtaggatatggaagcaacctgcagacggttttcgctagaggagcagcatcgtcagGCGGCCGGTCGACactgatgctgcagagggtggcggcgggaacataaaatcaaaggacctcaaaacagtcaaatgaaagcaataagcaatcgttattgctcaaaaaaaaaaaaaaaaaacagctaaattgATTCTGAAGTTAAGGTTACATAGATTGGTTAGCATACATTATTTTAACTTGTAGCTGTAACATAGTATATTAAAAATGACAATAGTAGatataaattttaagaatatgagATGTTTTTGATACTTAATGTTATCAACAGACAAGACAGTAAAGCTGATGTTAACCAAGCCCAGACTAACCAAGTTCAGGATCAACCGAGGTACATTagttgaaagaaaaattgtttctaaaaattattttcagactTCTTCAAGAAATTGTTAAACTGGAACATCTACTCTAAGCATGTATTGTacaaaattctatatttttatgcatttgcaTCTCTCTAACTTTGTTCATTTCCTATATGTACATAGGGTGGGctgattttaactttttaaatcaaaaacgttcatgtaaaaatttttttggaaatcaaactATATTTAAATCCCCTGCCAGCCCCTTAAAGGTATgccaaatatgtaaaattaaaaaaaaaaaatttctttaaatttcttatgtacatattttttaatcacCTATGGTGGGAAAAGAAGTGTATTGACATTTTAACGctctttaaaaaacgttttttgacgattaaaaagtttatttagaTTCCCTGCCAGGTTCCTAAAGTTTCTCCAAacatgtaaaaattgacattgaaaaaaaaaatctaatttttttttatatataatatttttaactgcCTGTGGTGTAAAAACATTGAATAGTACGGCCTTgtgtttttttgatcaaaatcatTATTATATCATATTATACTTAAAGCCTTTGCCTGGCCTTTGAAATTTCCTGTTTTTCTTAGCTCTTCTTTCTGCTTAGTTTTGACTGTCAGTGACAGATTGGTGCGATTGTGCAGAATATACTGATGCATTGAAGCTATtttcatcacccccccccccccaccggttTCATAAACCTGCCCGTTTTTGGCATTTATCCAAATAAATATGAACTGTATAGAAATCAATAAGAGCTGGATTCA comes from the Uloborus diversus isolate 005 unplaced genomic scaffold, Udiv.v.3.1 scaffold_359, whole genome shotgun sequence genome and includes:
- the LOC129233360 gene encoding vacuolar protein sorting-associated protein 28 homolog, whose amino-acid sequence is MNQQENRPELYEEVKLYRTAREREKYDNMADLYSVINTLQCLEKAYIKDCVTPKEYTAACSKLLVQYKAAFKQVQSEEFPNVEIFMKKFRLDCPAAIQRIREDRPITIKDDKGNTSKCIADIVSLFITILDKLRLEMKSMDELQPDLKELYETMCRLTLVPADFDGKQKVNEWLQTMSAMAASDELTESQVRQFIFDLESAYSGFNRLLHES